One Turneriella parva DSM 21527 genomic region harbors:
- a CDS encoding GGDEF domain-containing protein codes for MHRQEKLQRQHEQLLAHRWISNPLDWAQIDRLILLSGMVMLVPLFFGISIICGLNWSPEWLSAGVAKTLLLFHAAYLGAMLVFVAAAFRRRRHHATWARFEDFIIYSYVAVVFVQSWLSGTHLTGGMLLLMIGAYLTSALADIRKVMRAFVIVVIGFVVLGIIESSGHFRYAPVFARPPYNADGSPVSGWFAIQMMQIAALLMITYVGMIATKRWVERENLFREMSTIDGLTRLTNRRSFIERSESEFERARRASLKGISCIMIDIDHFKRINDTLGHPAGDAVLVQTAGLLLDSARPYDEVGRYGGEEFAVLLPETTLEVATLVAERLRQKIAEHEIVVGRKRVRVTASFGVACFPGEGIETINDLLKAADKALYEAKFGGRNRVVASIEKTKGRRAAGRGNATGAKRKAKPVRRK; via the coding sequence ATGCATCGACAAGAGAAGTTGCAGCGCCAGCACGAGCAGTTGCTGGCCCACCGCTGGATTTCGAACCCGCTCGATTGGGCGCAGATCGATCGTTTGATTCTGCTCTCGGGCATGGTGATGCTCGTACCGCTCTTTTTTGGTATCTCCATCATCTGTGGGCTTAACTGGTCGCCAGAGTGGCTGAGCGCCGGCGTCGCGAAAACACTTTTGCTGTTTCATGCAGCGTATCTTGGTGCGATGCTCGTCTTTGTTGCCGCGGCTTTTCGGCGGCGTCGGCACCATGCGACGTGGGCCCGCTTCGAAGATTTTATTATCTATAGTTACGTGGCCGTCGTGTTCGTGCAGTCGTGGCTTTCGGGTACGCACCTCACCGGTGGTATGCTGCTGCTGATGATCGGCGCGTACCTGACTTCGGCGCTCGCCGACATACGCAAGGTTATGCGGGCATTCGTGATCGTCGTCATCGGTTTTGTCGTGCTGGGTATTATTGAAAGCAGCGGGCATTTTCGTTATGCGCCTGTCTTTGCCCGGCCACCCTATAATGCCGACGGCTCGCCGGTTTCGGGTTGGTTTGCAATTCAGATGATGCAGATTGCGGCGTTGCTGATGATTACCTACGTCGGCATGATCGCCACGAAGCGCTGGGTTGAGCGCGAGAATCTGTTTCGCGAGATGTCGACGATCGACGGGCTCACGCGGCTCACCAACCGGCGGTCGTTTATCGAGCGCAGCGAGAGTGAGTTTGAGCGCGCGCGCCGCGCATCGCTCAAGGGCATTTCATGCATCATGATCGACATCGATCACTTCAAGCGCATCAATGACACGCTCGGCCACCCGGCGGGTGACGCTGTGCTGGTGCAGACTGCCGGGCTCTTGCTCGACAGCGCGCGGCCTTACGACGAGGTGGGGCGCTATGGCGGCGAAGAGTTTGCCGTGCTGTTGCCCGAGACGACGCTCGAGGTGGCGACGCTCGTCGCCGAAAGATTGAGGCAGAAGATTGCAGAGCACGAAATCGTCGTCGGCCGCAAACGGGTGCGCGTCACGGCGAGTTTTGGCGTGGCTTGTTTTCCCGGCGAAGGCATTGAGACGATCAACGACTTGCTAAAAGCCGCAGACAAGGCGCTCTACGAGGCCAAATTTGGCGGGCGCAACCGTGTCGTGGCGAGCATCGAAAAAACGAAAGGTCGCAGGGCTGCCGGTCGTGGCAATGCGACGGGTGCGAAACGAAAGGCGAAACCGGTCAGGCGCAAATAA
- a CDS encoding ABC transporter ATP-binding protein, which translates to MARLAQLKKTPRAAAKAEIFSVQGISKVYDMGEVKVPALESVDLNLYAGEFVVLLGASGSGKSTLLNILGGLDTPTSGRVLFRDKDISQMSEDELTEFRRHHIGFVFQFYNLIPSLTAEENIALVTDIVSDPMPPAEAMRLVNLADRLGHFPAQLSGGEQQRVAIARAIAKKPDVLLCDEPTGALDFKTGRVVLEAIDTVNESLGTTTVIITHNAAIADMADRVIELRDGRLVSDRRNKRRKKVAELSW; encoded by the coding sequence ATGGCCCGCCTTGCCCAACTCAAAAAAACGCCCCGCGCAGCCGCAAAGGCTGAAATCTTCAGCGTGCAGGGCATCTCAAAGGTTTATGATATGGGTGAGGTTAAAGTGCCTGCGCTCGAATCTGTCGACCTAAATCTTTACGCGGGTGAATTTGTGGTTCTGCTCGGGGCCTCGGGCTCGGGTAAATCAACGCTGCTGAATATTCTGGGTGGGCTCGACACGCCGACGTCGGGCCGCGTGCTCTTCAGAGACAAAGACATTTCGCAAATGAGCGAAGATGAGCTGACAGAGTTTCGCCGCCACCATATCGGCTTTGTCTTTCAGTTCTATAATCTGATACCAAGCCTTACCGCTGAAGAGAACATCGCGCTCGTGACCGACATCGTGAGCGACCCCATGCCGCCCGCAGAAGCGATGCGCCTGGTGAATCTCGCCGACAGATTGGGGCATTTTCCCGCGCAGCTGTCTGGGGGCGAGCAGCAGCGCGTCGCGATTGCGCGTGCGATCGCGAAAAAACCCGACGTGCTGCTCTGCGACGAACCGACAGGTGCGCTCGATTTCAAAACCGGGCGCGTGGTGCTCGAGGCCATTGACACGGTAAACGAATCCCTCGGCACTACAACTGTCATCATCACGCACAACGCGGCGATTGCCGACATGGCCGACCGGGTTATTGAACTGCGCGACGGCCGGCTTGTCTCTGACCGGCGCAATAAACGCCGCAAAAAGGTCGCAGAGCTCAGCTGGTGA
- a CDS encoding ABC transporter permease, translating to MKTLNRKVVREISGMKSQTITIAIVVAAGIAMFVGSKSAYDSMSRARDHFYGTTGFAEGFVSLKKAPAGTVRRIATVSGVAHVESRIVQEAALDFQGEKLPSAGRFISLPEKLSRLAVRSGKLPAAMNEVMLSESFALANKLVPGSRVVAVLNGRRQVLRVSGTALSPEFVYIFRPGSFMPDDKHYGILYVTREAMESHFDFGGAFNDLALTFAPGANVRHTLKSIDTVLEPYGGLGAYDRNRLPSYAFLRDEFKQLRTNAFFLPLVFLGVAAFLLHIVATRLIARQREQIASLMALGYANRTIAGHYLKLMLIISGGGALIGVGAGWWLGKSMTALYGDFYRFPDLRHVFHFSVAFWGLFIGASAGAVGTWFSVKRVMKMQPAQAMRPPLPERFAESFFERWFKKIPAITKMFLRNLLRRPLRTVFTILGLSTAVMIMVLGLFMTDVMDSMLGTQFELLNRESMTVSFLRPVSASALDELMRRPGVQLAEGYRTVPVRLRSGQFTKELAITGLPANSALRRVADENSRVVELPTSGVLLNANIAKRMGLRRGDSIDLELLEGNRRKIRVTIASLVEEILGQGCYMQIDALSHLLSEERSINVAALKIDVLKQDEIIAHLKTSSRVASISTREGTLRIFYDMMSRSMLAMITIILIFASAISVGVVYNTAMILLSERTFELSSLRILGFTKAEVFEMIASELGTTVLASLLPGCALGYAFAWLMMNTVDTEEFTIKLIISSRTYVTAMLVSLATAAASFVILYFRIRKMDLVSVLKVRE from the coding sequence GTGAAAACCCTCAACCGCAAGGTCGTGCGCGAGATATCTGGCATGAAAAGCCAGACGATCACAATTGCGATCGTGGTTGCCGCCGGCATCGCGATGTTCGTCGGCTCGAAATCGGCTTACGATTCGATGTCGCGTGCGCGCGACCATTTTTACGGCACGACGGGTTTTGCCGAAGGTTTTGTTTCACTCAAAAAAGCGCCCGCGGGCACCGTACGCCGAATCGCGACGGTCAGCGGTGTGGCGCATGTCGAGTCGCGCATCGTGCAAGAGGCGGCTCTCGATTTTCAGGGTGAGAAACTGCCCTCGGCTGGCCGGTTTATTTCTCTGCCCGAGAAGCTCAGCCGTCTGGCGGTCAGAAGCGGCAAGCTGCCCGCTGCGATGAACGAGGTGATGCTGAGCGAGTCTTTCGCGCTCGCCAATAAACTCGTTCCCGGTAGTCGTGTCGTCGCCGTGCTGAACGGCCGCCGTCAGGTGTTGCGCGTTTCGGGTACGGCGCTTTCGCCAGAGTTCGTCTATATTTTCAGGCCCGGCAGCTTTATGCCCGACGACAAACACTACGGCATCTTGTACGTGACGCGCGAAGCAATGGAGAGCCACTTTGATTTTGGCGGCGCGTTCAACGATCTCGCATTAACGTTTGCGCCCGGTGCGAACGTGCGCCACACGCTCAAGTCGATTGATACCGTGCTTGAACCTTACGGTGGTCTCGGCGCATACGATCGCAACAGACTGCCGTCATATGCATTCTTGCGCGACGAATTCAAGCAGCTACGCACGAACGCTTTCTTTTTGCCGTTGGTGTTTCTCGGTGTCGCTGCCTTCTTGCTGCACATTGTCGCGACCCGCCTCATTGCGCGGCAGCGCGAGCAAATCGCATCGCTGATGGCGCTCGGTTACGCGAACCGCACGATTGCCGGTCATTATCTGAAACTCATGCTGATTATCAGCGGCGGCGGTGCACTCATCGGTGTCGGTGCCGGCTGGTGGCTCGGCAAATCGATGACAGCGCTCTATGGGGATTTCTACCGTTTTCCCGATTTGAGGCATGTATTCCATTTTTCCGTGGCGTTCTGGGGCCTCTTCATCGGCGCCAGCGCAGGCGCTGTCGGTACATGGTTCTCGGTGAAGCGCGTCATGAAAATGCAGCCAGCGCAGGCGATGCGCCCGCCATTGCCTGAAAGATTTGCCGAGTCGTTCTTCGAGCGCTGGTTTAAGAAAATACCCGCAATCACCAAGATGTTTCTGCGCAATCTGCTGCGCCGCCCGCTCAGAACGGTGTTCACGATTCTGGGGCTTTCAACGGCGGTGATGATCATGGTGCTCGGGCTCTTCATGACCGACGTCATGGATTCAATGCTCGGCACGCAGTTTGAGCTCTTGAACCGCGAAAGCATGACGGTTTCTTTTCTGCGCCCGGTTTCGGCTTCGGCGCTCGACGAACTCATGCGCAGACCGGGTGTTCAACTTGCCGAGGGGTACCGCACGGTGCCCGTGCGCCTTCGATCGGGACAGTTTACCAAAGAGCTTGCGATAACCGGTCTGCCGGCAAATTCAGCGCTCAGGCGGGTTGCCGACGAGAACAGCAGGGTAGTCGAGCTGCCAACCTCAGGGGTGCTGCTCAATGCCAATATAGCGAAGAGAATGGGACTCAGGCGCGGCGACAGCATTGACCTTGAACTCTTAGAAGGCAACCGGCGCAAAATTCGTGTGACGATCGCGAGCCTCGTCGAAGAGATTCTGGGGCAGGGGTGCTATATGCAGATCGATGCGCTCAGCCATTTGCTCAGCGAAGAGCGCAGCATCAACGTCGCCGCGCTCAAGATCGATGTGCTAAAGCAAGACGAAATTATTGCGCACCTCAAAACTTCGTCTCGCGTCGCTTCGATCAGTACGCGTGAAGGCACGCTGCGCATCTTCTACGATATGATGTCGCGCAGCATGCTGGCGATGATCACGATTATTCTCATCTTTGCCTCGGCTATTTCTGTAGGCGTCGTCTACAATACCGCGATGATTCTGCTGTCAGAACGCACATTTGAGCTCAGTTCGCTGCGCATTCTGGGCTTTACCAAAGCCGAAGTCTTTGAAATGATCGCCTCTGAACTCGGCACTACGGTGCTTGCTTCGCTTCTACCCGGCTGCGCACTCGGCTATGCTTTTGCCTGGCTGATGATGAACACCGTCGACACAGAAGAGTTTACGATTAAGCTCATTATCAGCAGCCGCACCTATGTGACCGCAATGCTGGTGTCGCTCGCGACAGCGGCGGCGAGTTTCGTTATACTCTATTTTCGCATCAGAAAAATGGATCTGGTATCAGTTCTCAAAGTGAGGGAATAA
- a CDS encoding efflux RND transporter periplasmic adaptor subunit — translation MAIAEKFKALWSNRYMRYGGIGILLLVFLIIFYRKPPVPTEIHRVTKGIYEASFEEDGVTRVKEKFSVFAPASGVLMRVEKHAGDLVKKGEVITHVMLDYMRPVKSPINGTILKVHRESEGPVEMGTPLLDIGDTAKLEIVSEILTRDVVALKPGNEVVITGWGGGALTGKIRTIEPAAFTKVSTLGVEEQRVRVLIDFQRPQEMGEGFQVRCRLIAKRVENSLTLPVGALFRDGEAWALYRVIKQRAVKTLVKIAETSGNVALVESGVAQGDEVVLFPGEKIREGVKVK, via the coding sequence ATGGCAATCGCAGAAAAATTCAAAGCGTTATGGTCGAACCGTTATATGCGCTATGGGGGCATTGGCATTCTGCTGCTCGTATTCTTGATCATCTTCTACCGAAAACCGCCCGTGCCGACAGAAATTCACCGCGTGACAAAAGGCATCTATGAGGCGTCATTCGAAGAAGACGGCGTCACGCGTGTTAAAGAAAAGTTCTCAGTCTTTGCCCCGGCATCGGGTGTGCTGATGCGTGTCGAAAAACACGCTGGCGACCTTGTGAAAAAAGGCGAAGTTATCACCCATGTGATGCTCGATTATATGCGCCCGGTGAAATCGCCGATTAACGGCACGATACTCAAGGTGCATCGTGAGAGCGAAGGTCCGGTTGAGATGGGCACGCCACTTCTCGACATCGGCGACACAGCAAAACTTGAAATTGTCTCAGAGATTCTGACGCGCGATGTCGTTGCGCTAAAGCCGGGTAACGAGGTCGTGATAACCGGTTGGGGCGGTGGCGCGTTAACGGGAAAAATCCGCACGATTGAGCCGGCCGCTTTTACGAAAGTGTCGACGCTCGGCGTCGAAGAGCAGCGTGTTCGCGTGCTCATCGATTTTCAGCGCCCGCAAGAAATGGGTGAGGGGTTTCAGGTGCGCTGCAGGCTCATTGCGAAGCGTGTTGAGAATAGTCTTACTCTGCCGGTTGGTGCGCTGTTTCGTGACGGCGAAGCGTGGGCGCTTTATCGTGTGATCAAACAGCGTGCGGTCAAAACGCTGGTCAAAATCGCTGAAACGAGTGGCAACGTGGCGCTCGTCGAATCGGGGGTCGCTCAAGGCGACGAGGTGGTGCTTTTTCCTGGCGAGAAGATTCGTGAGGGCGTGAAGGTAAAGTGA
- a CDS encoding RBBP9/YdeN family alpha/beta hydrolase yields MKTTSYVIVPGLGNSGPAHWQSRWQQSLPNAVRVEQRDWENPQLAEWLAALDEVLKKMSGDAVLIAHSLGVALVAHWAQKFDSSKVRAALLVSPSDVDSPERTPDSVRGFAPMPLARLPFKSLVVASTNDNFVTFERAHFFADAWGADLENIGPCGHINADSNLGDWPQGLALLTRLSLKI; encoded by the coding sequence GTGAAGACGACCAGCTACGTCATTGTTCCCGGGCTCGGCAATTCTGGGCCTGCCCACTGGCAGAGTCGGTGGCAGCAGTCGCTGCCGAATGCCGTACGCGTCGAGCAGCGTGACTGGGAAAATCCCCAGCTGGCTGAATGGCTGGCGGCGCTCGACGAGGTTCTGAAAAAGATGAGTGGCGATGCTGTTTTGATCGCGCATAGTCTCGGCGTCGCATTGGTGGCGCATTGGGCTCAGAAATTCGATAGCAGCAAGGTGCGTGCCGCGCTGCTGGTTTCGCCGAGCGATGTCGATTCACCCGAGCGCACCCCCGACAGCGTGCGCGGCTTTGCGCCGATGCCGCTCGCGCGCCTGCCGTTCAAGAGCCTGGTCGTCGCGAGCACGAACGACAATTTTGTCACGTTTGAACGCGCGCATTTTTTTGCCGATGCCTGGGGTGCGGATTTAGAAAATATCGGCCCCTGCGGACACATCAACGCCGATTCAAATCTCGGCGATTGGCCGCAGGGGTTGGCGCTGTTGACGAGACTTTCACTAAAAATCTGA
- a CDS encoding DUF1554 domain-containing protein has protein sequence MKRLFSYSLCALLCSCLAAPEVSDTFREHVVPKAAANGIVVVTPGTGIVGEAGVTSTFTIQLASQPTANVSMVLTSADATEVVLRSADGINCDNSTTTDNNNSCIVTFTPLNYSTAQTIGVAGLDDLIDEDDRVTAIQVGLTTSNDANYSGIDPSDINITVQDNDTAGGTMTCINTASDATFTAAKCTAGAATTTEDASTNGTLDFTIALNTQPTATVTVTATSSDATEGRLKENSGACNVAGATNSASCTLTFTTANWNTPQTVRIAANNDFVLNETPAPTYSINLSSTSADAKYTGTTLPAFTGITSVQRQSRLTFVTTNTSNGNLGGVSGADARCMADPGHPDAALPLGSRRVFKAFVVDSGVRQYSSSANALGVVDWPLAVNTTYYRANGTTPIMTTDASRNFSTMANSVDGTANESWFGTLGGGSWNPYITGCGVSCPLFTGNCSSFTNGTSAQSLRTLIQNTTVVGSLNSSGAVRYCDALRRLWCIQQ, from the coding sequence ATGAAGCGCTTGTTTTCGTACAGCCTGTGTGCATTACTGTGCTCGTGCCTCGCGGCGCCTGAAGTTTCAGATACTTTTCGCGAACATGTGGTGCCGAAGGCGGCTGCGAACGGCATCGTGGTAGTGACGCCTGGTACGGGCATCGTTGGTGAGGCAGGCGTCACCAGCACGTTCACGATTCAGCTCGCGAGCCAGCCGACCGCAAACGTGTCGATGGTACTCACGAGCGCCGATGCAACCGAGGTTGTGCTGCGTTCGGCAGATGGTATCAACTGCGATAATTCGACCACAACAGATAACAACAATTCATGTATTGTGACGTTCACTCCCTTGAACTATTCGACGGCGCAGACGATCGGTGTCGCGGGGCTTGATGATCTGATCGATGAAGACGACAGAGTCACAGCTATTCAGGTAGGTCTGACAACTTCGAACGACGCCAACTACAGCGGCATTGACCCGAGCGATATCAATATCACAGTGCAAGACAACGACACTGCCGGTGGCACCATGACCTGCATTAACACAGCTTCTGACGCCACATTTACAGCCGCGAAGTGCACAGCTGGTGCTGCGACCACGACCGAAGACGCGAGCACAAATGGCACGCTTGACTTTACCATAGCGCTGAACACGCAGCCCACAGCAACTGTGACGGTAACCGCTACGAGCAGCGACGCGACCGAAGGCCGGCTCAAAGAAAATTCGGGAGCCTGCAACGTGGCGGGAGCTACGAATTCTGCTTCGTGCACTTTAACCTTCACAACTGCCAACTGGAACACGCCGCAGACCGTGCGCATTGCGGCCAACAACGACTTCGTCTTGAACGAAACACCTGCGCCAACGTATTCGATCAACCTGAGTTCTACGAGTGCCGATGCCAAATACACTGGCACAACACTACCCGCGTTCACCGGAATCACGAGCGTGCAACGGCAGAGCCGGTTGACTTTCGTGACAACCAACACCTCGAACGGAAATCTCGGTGGTGTTTCAGGTGCCGACGCAAGGTGCATGGCAGATCCAGGGCACCCTGACGCAGCACTACCGCTCGGCAGCAGGCGCGTCTTTAAGGCTTTTGTGGTGGATAGCGGTGTGAGGCAGTATTCTTCGTCGGCCAATGCGCTGGGCGTCGTCGATTGGCCGCTCGCGGTCAATACCACATATTATAGGGCGAATGGCACGACACCCATCATGACGACCGATGCTTCCCGAAATTTTTCGACGATGGCCAATTCAGTCGATGGCACAGCCAATGAATCATGGTTTGGCACGCTCGGCGGTGGTTCATGGAATCCGTATATTACAGGTTGCGGCGTGTCGTGCCCTTTGTTTACCGGCAACTGCTCGAGCTTCACGAACGGCACAAGTGCCCAAAGCCTGCGCACGCTGATTCAGAACACTACAGTAGTTGGCAGCCTAAATTCCAGCGGTGCCGTTCGCTACTGCGATGCTCTGCGCCGCCTGTGGTGCATTCAGCAATAG
- a CDS encoding ATP-binding protein, producing the protein MRYLVPHILRDVQKKMVFLGGPRQCGKTTLARELLPESSGRYFNWDSDEDRNDILKKRWSDDDQMLVFDELHKFPRWKNWIKGIYDTSLKKHQIVVTGSARLDVYKRGGDSLFGRYRYWRLHPFSLSELPKGITPRDALKRLMTVGGFPEPFLDNDETEARRWRKERYDRILKDDVRDLEPLKDIQTLSLFVDQLRRRVSSPIVLSNLANELQVSPQTLKHWLEVLERMYLVFVVRPYTKNLPRAVLKPPKVYFFDNADVIGDEGARFENLVATHLLKRIQFKEDSTGFRYELCYVKDKEGREVDFCVVKDGEVDELVEAKLGDTKVSLPLEYYAQRLKPARASQIVNDLKKPYSKGKIVVEGAMHALLSL; encoded by the coding sequence ATGCGCTATCTAGTTCCGCACATTCTCAGGGACGTGCAGAAGAAGATGGTATTTCTCGGAGGCCCGAGGCAGTGCGGTAAAACCACTCTGGCGCGTGAACTTCTGCCCGAAAGCAGCGGTAGGTATTTCAACTGGGACTCAGACGAAGACCGTAATGACATTCTCAAAAAGCGCTGGAGCGATGACGACCAGATGCTCGTTTTCGACGAACTGCACAAGTTTCCACGCTGGAAAAATTGGATTAAAGGCATATATGACACGTCGCTCAAAAAGCACCAGATTGTGGTGACTGGTAGCGCACGCCTCGACGTCTACAAACGGGGTGGAGACTCTCTCTTCGGCCGTTACCGTTATTGGCGGCTGCACCCGTTTTCTCTGTCAGAGTTGCCGAAGGGCATCACGCCGCGAGATGCCCTGAAACGCCTCATGACGGTTGGGGGCTTTCCCGAGCCATTTCTCGATAACGACGAGACTGAGGCGCGCCGTTGGCGCAAAGAACGCTACGACCGTATTCTCAAAGATGACGTGCGCGATCTTGAACCCCTGAAAGATATACAGACCCTCTCGTTATTCGTTGATCAGCTGCGCCGTCGTGTTTCTTCGCCGATCGTGCTGTCGAATCTTGCGAATGAATTACAGGTATCGCCGCAGACACTGAAGCACTGGCTCGAGGTGCTCGAACGCATGTATCTTGTGTTCGTGGTGAGGCCGTATACGAAAAACCTGCCTCGTGCCGTTTTAAAGCCGCCCAAAGTCTACTTTTTCGACAATGCTGATGTCATAGGCGATGAAGGCGCACGTTTCGAAAATCTGGTAGCAACACACCTTTTGAAGCGCATTCAGTTTAAAGAAGATTCTACGGGGTTTCGCTACGAACTCTGTTATGTAAAAGACAAAGAAGGCCGCGAGGTAGACTTCTGCGTCGTCAAAGACGGCGAAGTCGATGAACTCGTCGAAGCCAAGCTTGGCGACACAAAAGTTTCATTGCCGCTCGAGTATTATGCACAAAGATTAAAGCCGGCGCGGGCATCGCAGATAGTAAATGATCTGAAGAAGCCTTACAGCAAGGGAAAGATTGTAGTTGAGGGAGCAATGCATGCTTTGCTGAGTTTGTAA
- the acs gene encoding acetate--CoA ligase → MAAKKPTVKKKQTEVIFDPKKIAPALVKTAHVKGMEGYKKLYNQSVKNPLAFWGKVGKEQLTWFKPFKQVLKSNFAKAENQWYVGGKTNLCYNALDRHLTTARKNKAAIIWEPDNPATPSRTFTYQQLHFEVCRMANVLQANGVKKGDRVTIYMPMVPELAMATLACARIGAVHSIIFGGFSADSIKDRIIDAGSDFVITTDTGYRGGKVIPIKAKVDEALEKMSGHVRKVLVVRHTGDHVNVVAGRDIWWHEEAEKVSGVNKAAEIDSEDPLFLLYTSGSTGKPKGVLHTTGGYGVYASFTHKIVFDIQENDTYWCTADLGWVTGHSYILYGPLINGATSLMFEGIPTFPDVSRFWKVIEKHQVSIFYTAPTAIRALMRFGDEPVKKHDLSSLRLLGSVGEPINPEAWLWYHRTVGRGKCPIVDTWWQTETGGILISPLPGATPTKPGSATLPFFGVQPLLVDSDGKPLKGATEGNLCIQFPWPSIMRGVYGDKERFYNTYFSTFKGYYFTGDGCRRDKDGYYWITGRVDDVMNVSGHRLGTAEVESALVLHQDVAEAAVVGFPHDIKGQGIYAYVILKEGRIPSDDLRKELIAQVAKEISPIAKPDVIHFTPGLPKTRSGKIMRRILRKIAAGEIDTLGDTSTLADPAVVEILVKDRQK, encoded by the coding sequence ATGGCAGCCAAAAAACCGACGGTAAAGAAGAAACAAACAGAAGTGATTTTTGATCCGAAAAAAATCGCGCCCGCGCTCGTGAAAACTGCGCACGTCAAGGGAATGGAAGGGTATAAGAAACTCTATAACCAGTCGGTGAAAAATCCATTGGCGTTCTGGGGCAAGGTCGGCAAAGAACAGCTTACCTGGTTTAAACCCTTCAAGCAGGTTTTAAAATCAAACTTTGCCAAGGCAGAAAACCAATGGTATGTCGGTGGCAAGACGAACCTCTGCTACAATGCACTCGACCGCCACCTCACCACCGCGCGCAAAAACAAAGCCGCTATCATCTGGGAGCCCGACAACCCCGCCACACCTTCGCGCACGTTCACATACCAGCAGCTGCATTTCGAAGTCTGCCGCATGGCGAACGTGCTTCAGGCAAACGGCGTCAAAAAAGGCGACCGCGTCACGATCTACATGCCGATGGTGCCCGAGCTCGCGATGGCGACGCTCGCCTGCGCGCGCATCGGCGCCGTGCACTCGATTATCTTCGGCGGTTTTTCTGCCGACTCTATCAAAGACCGTATCATCGACGCGGGTTCTGATTTTGTCATCACCACTGACACAGGCTATCGCGGCGGCAAAGTGATACCAATCAAGGCCAAAGTCGACGAGGCGCTCGAAAAGATGTCGGGCCATGTGCGCAAGGTGCTCGTTGTGCGCCACACGGGCGATCACGTCAACGTCGTCGCAGGCCGTGACATCTGGTGGCACGAAGAAGCCGAAAAGGTTTCGGGGGTCAACAAAGCCGCCGAGATCGATAGCGAAGACCCGCTGTTTCTTCTTTATACCTCGGGCTCAACCGGCAAACCCAAAGGTGTGCTGCACACGACTGGTGGTTATGGTGTTTATGCCTCATTTACCCATAAGATTGTTTTCGACATTCAAGAAAACGACACCTATTGGTGCACGGCAGATCTAGGCTGGGTAACCGGCCACAGCTACATCTTGTACGGGCCACTCATCAATGGGGCAACTTCGCTCATGTTCGAGGGCATACCGACATTTCCCGATGTGAGCCGCTTCTGGAAGGTCATCGAAAAGCATCAGGTTTCGATATTCTACACGGCGCCGACGGCGATTCGTGCGCTGATGCGTTTCGGCGACGAGCCAGTCAAAAAACACGATCTCTCTTCGCTGCGGCTTCTGGGCTCAGTCGGTGAGCCCATTAACCCCGAGGCATGGCTGTGGTACCACCGCACTGTCGGTAGGGGTAAGTGCCCGATAGTCGATACCTGGTGGCAGACAGAAACGGGGGGAATCCTCATTTCACCGCTGCCCGGCGCAACACCGACGAAACCCGGTTCGGCAACGCTGCCGTTCTTCGGTGTGCAGCCGCTTTTGGTCGACAGCGACGGCAAACCGCTCAAGGGCGCAACCGAAGGCAATCTCTGCATTCAGTTTCCGTGGCCGTCGATTATGCGCGGCGTTTATGGCGACAAAGAGCGTTTTTACAACACTTACTTCTCGACGTTCAAAGGTTATTACTTCACGGGTGACGGCTGCCGCCGCGACAAAGACGGCTATTACTGGATAACCGGCCGCGTTGACGACGTCATGAATGTGAGCGGCCATCGCCTCGGCACGGCAGAAGTTGAATCGGCGCTGGTGCTGCACCAAGATGTCGCCGAAGCGGCGGTCGTCGGCTTTCCGCATGATATCAAGGGCCAGGGCATTTACGCGTATGTAATTCTGAAAGAAGGCCGAATACCGAGCGACGATTTGCGCAAAGAACTGATTGCGCAGGTCGCGAAAGAAATCAGCCCCATCGCCAAACCCGATGTAATTCACTTCACGCCGGGGTTACCGAAAACGCGCAGCGGCAAGATCATGCGGCGCATTTTGCGCAAGATCGCGGCGGGTGAAATCGACACGCTGGGCGACACCTCGACCCTTGCTGACCCTGCGGTGGTGGAGATTCTGGTGAAAGACAGGCAGAAATAG